The Corynebacterium poyangense genome includes a window with the following:
- a CDS encoding GNAT family N-acetyltransferase, with protein MRTFIEASPLRELSPVAVHQLYKLRVDVFVHEQRCPYREIDDHDALNSTTHLLVWDSEQKDRLLGCARFYPQNEVVMLGRIITSPDQRGQGQASEMIRHALDIIKRRYPDHPVRLHAQSHLTGFYGHVGFRVCGEPFMEEGISHTPMQYP; from the coding sequence ATGAGGACTTTTATTGAAGCCTCTCCCCTTAGAGAGCTGTCTCCTGTTGCTGTGCACCAACTATACAAACTGCGCGTAGATGTTTTTGTCCACGAGCAGCGCTGCCCCTATCGAGAAATCGACGACCATGATGCTTTAAACAGCACCACCCACCTTTTGGTCTGGGATAGCGAGCAGAAAGACCGTCTGCTAGGATGTGCTCGCTTTTATCCACAAAATGAGGTGGTGATGTTAGGACGGATCATTACCTCCCCAGATCAACGAGGCCAGGGCCAAGCCAGTGAGATGATCCGTCACGCGCTCGACATCATTAAGCGACGCTACCCGGACCATCCGGTTCGACTCCACGCTCAAAGCCACCTCACCGGATTTTATGGACACGTGGGGTTTCGGGTCTGCGGAGAACCTTTTATGGAGGAAGGCATTAGCCATACCCCCATGCAATATCCTTAG
- the purT gene encoding formate-dependent phosphoribosylglycinamide formyltransferase — protein MLIPDHLGTPLSPTATKVLLLGAGELGRELVASFHRFGVEVHAADNYANAPALQLAHGSHLVDLRDHEALVKLVDQVRPDYVVPECDAANISALKEIEASGIATVVPTAHAVELTVEREGIRRAASEELGLPTSRYAFASSFPEFEVAVGQMGYPCVVKPVRGSAGRGHTIIHDEDEVEPAWEIAHRECDRVMVERFVNFDCEMTLLTVRSIDPETKKAASWFCEPIGHVQRGGDLIESWQPLAMSQRALENARSVAARITNYLGGRGLFGVELFVAGDDVYFSGVSPRPHDTGMVTLATQRFSQFDLHVRAILGLPVDVTLTTPGACSVIHAEAESDRIEYSGITEALSYPEVDLRFFGKPAAYPRRRMGVALASGESTEEARAASAGAARSVNVNLS, from the coding sequence GTGCTTATTCCGGATCATCTCGGAACCCCGCTATCGCCTACCGCGACGAAAGTCTTGCTCTTAGGTGCCGGTGAGCTGGGACGAGAACTGGTTGCCTCGTTTCATCGCTTCGGGGTCGAGGTCCACGCAGCTGATAACTACGCAAATGCTCCGGCGTTGCAATTAGCACATGGATCCCATCTGGTGGACCTGCGTGACCATGAAGCCTTAGTCAAGCTAGTTGACCAGGTTCGCCCCGACTATGTGGTTCCAGAATGCGACGCCGCGAATATTAGTGCTCTCAAAGAAATTGAAGCTAGCGGTATCGCAACAGTAGTGCCCACCGCTCATGCAGTGGAATTAACCGTAGAACGAGAAGGGATCCGACGCGCGGCCAGCGAAGAGTTGGGCTTACCTACCTCTCGCTATGCTTTTGCCTCATCTTTTCCGGAATTTGAAGTTGCTGTCGGACAGATGGGATATCCGTGCGTAGTGAAACCGGTGCGGGGTTCTGCTGGTCGGGGGCATACGATCATTCATGATGAAGATGAGGTGGAACCGGCCTGGGAGATAGCGCACCGAGAATGCGACCGAGTGATGGTGGAGCGGTTCGTCAACTTCGATTGTGAGATGACCCTCTTAACGGTTCGGTCCATAGACCCGGAAACGAAGAAAGCGGCCTCCTGGTTTTGTGAACCCATTGGTCATGTACAGCGCGGTGGCGATTTAATTGAATCCTGGCAGCCATTGGCTATGTCCCAGCGGGCGTTGGAAAATGCTCGTTCGGTGGCTGCACGAATCACCAACTATCTGGGCGGGCGTGGTTTATTTGGGGTAGAACTATTTGTCGCTGGTGATGATGTGTATTTCTCTGGGGTGTCTCCACGTCCGCACGATACTGGCATGGTTACCCTAGCGACCCAGCGATTTTCCCAATTTGATCTGCATGTTCGGGCAATTTTGGGGTTGCCGGTAGATGTTACGTTGACTACCCCAGGGGCATGTTCGGTTATTCATGCTGAAGCGGAATCAGACCGCATTGAATACAGCGGAATCACTGAAGCATTGAGCTATCCCGAGGTTGACCTGAGGTTCTTTGGGAAACCAGCAGCGTATCCTCGGCGAAGGATGGGGGTAGCCCTGGCTAGCGGGGAAAGTACGGAAGAAGCCAGGGCTGCCTCAGCAGGTGCTGCTCGCTCCGTGAATGTGAATTTAAGCTAA
- a CDS encoding adenylosuccinate synthase: protein MAAIVIVGAQWGDEGKGKATDILGGRVDYVVKPNGGNNAGHTVVVGGEKYELKLLPAGLLSENATPILGNGVVINLEALFQEIDGLEARGADASRLRISANAHLVAPYHQVLDRVQERFLGKRAIGTTGRGIGPTYADKVSRVGIRVQDIFDESILRQKISSALEVKNQTLVKMYNRRAIEPEDIVQYFLGYRERLRPMVIDAEYELNKALDEGKHVLMEGGQATMLDVDHGTYPFVTSSNPTAGGACVGSGIGPTKITSSLGIIKAYTTRVGAGPFPTELFDKWGEYLQTTGGEIGVNTGRKRRCGWYDSVIARYASRVNGFTDLFLTKLDVLTGIGEIPICVAYDVDGQRHDEMPLTQSEFHHAQPIFETMPAWEEDIIGCTTFDELPQRAQDYVRRLEELSGCRISYIGVGPGRDQTIVVHDVLEA from the coding sequence ATGGCTGCGATTGTGATTGTCGGCGCCCAGTGGGGCGACGAGGGTAAAGGAAAAGCCACCGATATTTTGGGTGGCCGCGTGGATTACGTGGTTAAACCCAATGGTGGTAATAACGCGGGTCACACCGTGGTGGTCGGTGGTGAAAAGTACGAGCTCAAGTTACTTCCGGCCGGGCTGTTATCGGAAAACGCTACCCCGATTCTTGGTAATGGCGTAGTAATCAACCTCGAAGCCCTATTCCAGGAGATTGATGGCCTAGAAGCTCGTGGAGCAGATGCGTCCAGATTGCGGATCAGTGCGAATGCTCACCTGGTAGCCCCCTATCACCAGGTGCTTGATCGTGTTCAGGAACGTTTCTTAGGCAAGCGAGCCATCGGAACCACCGGCCGGGGAATTGGCCCGACGTATGCCGATAAGGTCTCTCGCGTCGGTATCCGAGTGCAGGATATTTTTGATGAGTCTATTCTTCGTCAAAAAATCTCCTCCGCCTTGGAGGTGAAAAACCAAACGTTGGTGAAGATGTATAACCGTCGCGCCATTGAGCCGGAAGATATTGTGCAGTACTTCTTGGGGTACCGGGAACGTCTTCGTCCGATGGTGATTGATGCGGAATATGAGCTCAATAAAGCCCTGGACGAAGGTAAACATGTCCTCATGGAAGGCGGTCAAGCCACCATGCTGGATGTGGATCACGGCACGTACCCCTTCGTGACTTCTTCCAACCCCACCGCCGGCGGAGCGTGCGTAGGATCCGGCATTGGCCCGACAAAAATCACCAGCTCTTTGGGCATTATCAAGGCGTATACCACGCGGGTGGGTGCAGGTCCGTTCCCCACGGAGTTATTCGATAAATGGGGTGAGTACCTTCAAACCACTGGCGGTGAAATTGGGGTTAACACGGGCCGCAAGCGTCGCTGTGGTTGGTACGATTCAGTGATTGCTCGTTACGCCTCCAGAGTTAATGGTTTCACTGATCTTTTCCTCACGAAGCTAGATGTGTTAACCGGAATCGGGGAAATTCCGATTTGTGTGGCCTATGACGTGGACGGGCAGCGGCACGATGAGATGCCCCTAACTCAGTCAGAATTCCATCACGCTCAACCTATTTTTGAAACCATGCCCGCGTGGGAGGAAGATATCATCGGGTGCACCACCTTTGACGAGCTGCCGCAACGCGCTCAAGATTATGTCCGACGCCTTGAGGAGCTTTCCGGTTGCCGCATTTCCTACATTGGGGTGGGGCCTGGACGAGACCAAACCATCGTGGTGCATGACGTATTGGAGGCTTAA
- a CDS encoding PRC-barrel domain-containing protein yields the protein MPRDINDLANATAFDSEGEKLGSVKEVFINDDSGQPDFIEVGHGLLGMSSALVPLKGHRLEGEELHLAFKKDQISDAPSPQDDAHLTPEDQAKLYQHYGLSDNAPKQPQAVVDSTDPRPETAPAEGRPTNVDADQTAAEVAEGTYYDPVAERNANQS from the coding sequence ATGCCGCGCGATATTAATGATCTGGCGAATGCCACCGCTTTTGATAGCGAGGGGGAAAAGCTCGGTTCCGTCAAAGAAGTATTTATTAATGATGACTCCGGGCAGCCAGATTTTATTGAGGTAGGGCATGGATTATTGGGGATGAGCTCCGCCCTGGTTCCGCTGAAGGGACACCGTTTAGAGGGAGAGGAGCTTCACCTGGCTTTTAAGAAAGATCAGATTAGCGATGCCCCCAGTCCCCAAGATGACGCTCACCTCACCCCCGAGGATCAGGCGAAACTCTATCAGCATTATGGCTTAAGCGATAATGCTCCCAAGCAGCCGCAGGCGGTGGTGGATTCTACTGATCCTCGCCCAGAGACGGCTCCCGCCGAAGGGCGCCCCACCAATGTGGATGCCGATCAAACCGCCGCCGAGGTTGCCGAAGGCACCTATTATGATCCGGTTGCTGAACGAAACGCCAACCAAAGCTAA
- a CDS encoding FUSC family protein, with the protein MVEKRVRRRIGTIERIRALDSSLKSRALRVRSRSFAVVQATIAAGTSYWVATHLFGHQQAFFAPIAAIIILGLSGGAGRLKRAVEMSLGCTAGVGIGDVIIAQIGPGTWQITVAVALSLLAASFISKSPLVTNQIAIGSILIATIMPPGTAAGYERPVDAFIGGVVAILTFAIIPSSPLSSGRREVTTILGIASSVLHDVGEALPTLNAEAIDNALKAVRGTQTNINALLDAAKSARENTTISPLLWSWRRRVRSLERMLNPVDNMIRNSRVLARRALVLCEDGDSVSREQIALIGELADVALTLSELYEKHSDLSEAQEIPEVVKRLRQMGARAGTEVAGNRPLSAMALLAQTRSIIVDMLQVCGMRRESAVAVLAPTSATPAYPPEVWKENS; encoded by the coding sequence ATGGTGGAAAAGCGAGTGCGACGGCGAATAGGCACAATCGAACGCATCCGGGCGCTAGATTCTTCCCTGAAATCTCGCGCTCTTCGGGTGCGTTCTCGTTCTTTCGCGGTGGTCCAGGCCACTATTGCAGCCGGCACATCCTATTGGGTAGCCACTCATCTTTTTGGCCACCAGCAGGCTTTCTTCGCCCCCATTGCAGCCATCATTATCCTCGGGCTCTCCGGCGGTGCCGGGCGCCTAAAGCGGGCCGTGGAAATGTCTCTGGGATGCACCGCGGGAGTGGGCATAGGCGATGTCATCATCGCCCAGATTGGTCCTGGAACCTGGCAAATCACCGTCGCTGTTGCGTTATCTCTCCTGGCTGCCTCGTTTATCTCAAAATCCCCCCTGGTAACTAACCAAATAGCTATTGGTTCCATCTTGATCGCTACGATCATGCCGCCTGGAACCGCAGCCGGTTATGAACGCCCCGTCGATGCTTTTATTGGTGGGGTAGTAGCCATCCTCACCTTCGCTATTATCCCCTCGTCTCCCCTGAGTTCGGGGCGACGGGAAGTCACCACCATCCTCGGAATTGCCTCATCGGTTCTCCACGATGTTGGAGAAGCCCTCCCCACTCTGAACGCCGAGGCCATTGACAACGCTCTCAAAGCAGTACGGGGCACCCAGACTAATATCAACGCGCTTTTAGACGCCGCTAAATCTGCTAGGGAAAACACCACCATTTCACCGCTATTATGGAGCTGGCGTCGGCGGGTACGAAGTTTGGAACGGATGCTCAATCCGGTGGATAATATGATCCGCAATTCCCGAGTACTCGCCCGACGAGCACTAGTGTTGTGTGAAGATGGAGATAGCGTTAGCCGGGAACAAATCGCCCTCATCGGGGAACTAGCAGATGTGGCCCTCACTCTCTCCGAACTCTATGAGAAACACTCTGATTTATCCGAAGCTCAAGAAATTCCGGAAGTAGTCAAAAGACTACGCCAGATGGGCGCCCGCGCCGGGACAGAAGTAGCTGGGAATCGCCCATTATCCGCCATGGCTCTCCTAGCCCAGACCCGCAGCATCATCGTGGATATGCTGCAAGTCTGTGGAATGAGAAGAGAATCAGCGGTGGCGGTACTGGCCCCCACCAGTGCAACACCCGCTTATCCCCCCGAGGTGTGGAAAGAAAATAGTTAG
- the fbaA gene encoding class II fructose-bisphosphate aldolase → MPIATPEVYGEMLDRAKKEGFAYPAINCTSSETINAALRGFAEAESDGIIQFSTGGAEFGSGLSVKNKVAGACALAAFAHEAAKHYGINVALHTDHCQKEVLDEYVRPLIAISQERVDRGELPLFQSHMWDGSAIPIDENLEIAQELLVKAHAANIILEVEIGVVGGEEDGVQAKAGANLYTSPEDFAKTIDALGTGEKGRYLLAATFGNVHGVYKPGNVKLRPEVLKEGQDVAREKLGLGADELFFDYVFHGGSGSEKEKIEEALGYGVVKMNVDTDTQYAFTRPIVGHMLSNYEGVLKIDGEVGNKKVYDPRSYLKKAEQGMAERIIEACQDLHSVGTSLSK, encoded by the coding sequence ATGCCGATTGCAACCCCCGAGGTCTATGGCGAGATGCTTGATCGTGCGAAGAAGGAAGGCTTTGCCTACCCGGCGATCAACTGCACCTCCTCGGAAACGATCAATGCTGCGCTGCGTGGTTTCGCTGAAGCGGAATCCGACGGCATTATCCAATTCTCAACTGGTGGCGCAGAGTTTGGCTCTGGTCTGTCGGTGAAGAACAAAGTAGCCGGTGCCTGCGCGCTCGCCGCGTTTGCCCATGAGGCAGCTAAGCACTATGGAATCAACGTGGCCTTGCACACCGATCACTGCCAAAAAGAAGTATTGGATGAGTACGTTCGGCCCTTGATCGCCATTTCCCAAGAACGTGTAGACCGGGGTGAACTGCCGCTCTTCCAATCTCATATGTGGGACGGATCGGCTATCCCGATTGATGAGAACCTTGAGATCGCCCAGGAATTATTGGTTAAAGCTCATGCTGCCAACATCATCTTAGAAGTTGAGATTGGTGTTGTCGGTGGTGAGGAAGACGGAGTTCAGGCGAAAGCAGGGGCTAATCTATATACCTCGCCAGAAGATTTTGCCAAGACCATCGATGCCTTGGGGACCGGGGAAAAGGGACGCTACCTCTTGGCTGCCACCTTCGGCAATGTTCATGGTGTTTATAAGCCCGGCAACGTGAAACTCCGTCCCGAGGTGCTGAAAGAAGGCCAGGACGTGGCTCGGGAAAAGCTGGGCCTGGGAGCTGATGAGCTGTTCTTTGATTATGTGTTCCACGGTGGTTCTGGTTCCGAGAAAGAAAAAATCGAGGAAGCCTTGGGCTACGGTGTGGTGAAGATGAATGTTGATACGGACACTCAGTACGCGTTTACTCGACCCATAGTGGGGCATATGTTGAGCAACTATGAGGGTGTTCTCAAGATCGACGGCGAGGTGGGCAATAAGAAAGTCTATGATCCGCGCTCCTATTTGAAGAAAGCCGAACAAGGTATGGCTGAACGGATTATTGAAGCGTGCCAAGACCTCCACTCGGTGGGAACGTCTCTATCTAAATAA